The window aaaggggaaaacaggggactcgcgacttgactcgccgagtttgaagaacgactcgccgagtcgtatatatgcaatcactatatactcgattatgCTTGAAACCAGttttacgtgtaaataacatcaaatgaaggttttaaggctcaaagcacactataagagtagatctagagctttcatgcaaaatgcctccataaaggtattagatctaagcttctggaactcaaacctAGTTACATCCGAAGACTATTCATCTTAatgagtcctctatgctactactaagccaagaaatggttcaagaataacTTTAATGGCTTTCCAAAGAGGAttaaagcatagaaacagaaaagggtCGAGTTATACCTCACTATACTCTGAAATGCCACAAggatcttggatctccttctcCTCCCCTTGATCTACCTTCCATCTTCTCAcaagatcttcaaagaatcacaccaaaacacacaaaaagctaagagagttctagggtttcgagaaggaTGATCtgggggtgatgggggctgaATTGGGGTcccaaaaagttgtttaaatagggtgcaaacccttgaaattagggtttcatccagactggcggacttgctgagtccagaatatggactcgccaagtagccaacttaaacgtgctcaaaatcccgactctactcgacgagtctgactactgactcgtcgagttcctcttgaaaacttgaaaaataaatattcaaataacataccagaatttggggtgttacacaaagtcaacttccagttgacctaactcgccgagttgactcgtcaactcgccgagtccctatccttccatcagacctcatacccgtctctactcgtcgagttaggtgaCGACTCGACGAGATTTCCTTttaaatgaacatcgactgaatccacatccgactcgccgagttgtatgaacaactcatcgagtttgtcATCAACTGATACTTATGTCCTGTCTTGActtgtcgagttgtatgaacaactcgtcgagttactcttcatcctatgaacacgttctgtcctcgactcgccgagtaccatgaagattgtcttggactcgtcgagtccgttcatgcactcgccgagtaccatgaattcccagaacactttgcttagtccataacgttgggtcactccccgggactcctaaaacccttccacactcaactggcccttatgaccctcactgatatgggaccaaaacccttggactcgccgagtctatcacattccttactaagaacttcaatttctgatgtacaacacttaacccaaaagatagatccaggcccctaaactcaatctagcacgtaaagttacaaaccttatgtgcatgcatgggacattagagcttaaaaggctctaaaatggttcttttgttgcatggggccttccttggtgcaaaaagcaacctagatctgacttgtgactcataaaatgacatgatacagaagcccaaccccccaaccatgtttgcaacatggttggccaccaaaaatggcttataaaagccctaaatcacctcaaagaggggtctaacaaatgaatgagcaaggttcagactttataccttccaaagactgcaaatgatgaaccaaactcgaatccttcagtcccctcttgatccttctatgctcttccttcttccttgaggtcgaaactcacaagaatcactcaaaaagccttagatcttctcAAAAAGGGCTAGGGTCTGCTATGAGGAGtatttgggagcataaaggggaaaggaggctgcataaggttgtttaaatagagtgcaaacccctggattagggtttttgtccaaatagtggctactcgccgagtccgcagcttaaaccccgcgcctcatcccgcttctactcggcgagtcagtccttcaactcgccgagtccaaggctaaaaatgcaaaaaaatgaagatttaataatagaatacataccaagaaccaggtgctacaaaaatacataagaaaatatggtgCCAAAATTTATCATCTGAGCCATTAACCAAAATTTATCATCTGAGACATTAACTAAGTGTTTTAAATTTCAATATTGATAAACATTAGTTAGAGAATATAAAAGGATGCTAACGGAAAGGAGGGTGGTTGAAGAGGAGACAGGGGAAGGCATGgtgaattaataaataaataaatcatggAGAAGTAGTAATTAGAGATTCACAGTTGAAAACAACATGATAATGGTGATACAAGGATATGACAACAATAATGGCCTGAACCACAGACGATGAAGAAGACGACGTCGACAATCACAATGAGAGGAAATGATGCACGTAAGAAGCAACGATACATAAGGTGGTTAGTGGTCGTAGAGGCAACAatatacactactagaaaatgtGATTTTTCCCACATATTTCCAATGAGGAAAATATGTCAGAAAAAACAACAAAACAACTACAAGCAAAATGAACTCTATCAACGTTTCACCCACGTCGTGCACATCTGGCCAGTTTTGGTCAATATGGCAACATGTACTCTCTTTAACAACTAACATTTGGTCCTTTTGGTCTTTTTGGTCAGTTTTGTAATTTCCACTCATCTTGGACATAAGTTAAATGATTGGTCATTTCCAATTTTCTAGGACTCATTTCCACTTATCTCGGATCTTTGGTCAGTATGGACCAAAGTTCTAAATAACGTGAGGCGTGAACTTGGCGACACTGTCAAAGTTAAGCCATAGCGAGCCATGAAAATTTTCAAGGCATgactattttatatatattaaaaaaatcttaTAATCATTGAATTTGATCAAATATAtcaaatgtaacaccgtaaattttcaaacaaaattttcattttaaaatcacataattctcattaaCACTTTTCACAAAAACCCCAAAGTATCAAATTATCAAAAACACATACCCATAAATTGTTGaataaaaatccaggatcctcaaaccaTAACTCCATCTTGTGTGTACTAGGGCtgtgcatgggtcggtttgggtcggttttggaccccaacccaacccaacccgtaAATGATCGGTTTCTGGTTTTCAGAACCCAATGGCATCGGTTTCTGGTCGGTTCGGTTTCTCGGGTTCTATTATCGGTTTGGGCGGTTTctcggtttcttgggttcaacccatacaCTTACGGTTtctgggtttaaacccatgggttttgGGTTTAAACCCATTTTCCAGAAATGGAGCAATaagttaaataattcaaaaaacacTTAATTGAAGTTGAATACTTCAAAAAACATGAGTTTTACAACCAAATTGTCTATTACAACCAAACATACAATCAAACTAAAGCACAAAAGTCCAAAATTGTCAATTAGACGATTACAACCAAACACATTAACACACAATCACTAAAACACAAAGTCCGAAATAGTTAAATAGTCGATTACAACCAAAAGTCCAAAACACGCAAACACGAATCTTCAATCCATATCCATGTAAATCTCTTCACGACTTCCTCATTCATCTACAAACCAAAAAACATTAGTATTGATTAATGATTATTGAGCAATAAACTTGTGTAAAagtataaaattaaaataattaagttataaacctttaaaattCAAGTAAAATCCTCATCCATGCAACTCCCTTGACCACACCCCAATTCCTCTACAAACACAAAACAATAGtatgtaattaattaattataaacatatataattacAAACTTATAATTATGtaaaaaatagtaaaatatttaccGGTTTCTATTGGCACCAACTTCTCTCGCGTCTCTTCCATATATAAAGTCGTCATATTTTTAAACTGGATATCAATTGGGGTGTCCCGTATCCAATCTTGTGCACAAATCAGAGCTTCGGCAGTCACATGTGTAAGGGAGCTTCTACTTTCATCAATCACCCTCCCGCCAGTACTGAATGCCGACTCTGATGCAACTGTGGAGATTGGCATTCCTAAAACAAGTTTCGCCACTTCAGAAAGTACAGGAAACTTTGTTGAATTAGATTTCCACCACCCCAAAATCTGGAAATCCTCCGCCCGTTTTTCCATCCCATCTGATAAATAAATCTCAAGCTCTGTTTTATTAACCCCATGTCCACGTTGTTCCATAAACCTTTCAAAATCGTCTTCCATATCAACTCCATGCTCAAAATCAAAATAACTAGGTGTAGAAGACGATGCACTCCTTGTCTTTTCACATCTTTCTCTCTCCGTCTTGTTCTTGAAGTGTTGAAACAAGTCCTCTAGTGTTTTGTTGACATGCTCCAAAATTGTTTTTGTTTTGGTAGAATTCTTACCATAAATCAACTCCAAGCAATACTCCAAATAACACATCTTGTTGCGGGGATCTAAAACGACAGCAATGTGAAGCATGAAGTTCATGTTCTCAATGTTGTCCCAATATTTGTCGTATTTTTCTTTCATCGACTTTGccatctttttctttttctcgTCTGTGCTTGCACACATTCTAGTTATGCTTGCTTGCATTGTCACAAGTTCCTTAAAAAATATATTTGCTGTCACATACTTGGACCCGGATATCTTTTTTGTGACATTGTAAAAGATCCTCAAATAGTCGATAAAATACCTACCAAAGCAATTAAACAATATCAAATTTCATAAttgaagtaatatatatatatatatatatatatatatatatatatatatatatatatatatacctagcAACCTCCCAATCGTCGGCATCGGGAGTCCCCACAACTTTCtcatttcttcttctttttctcgtAGTCACTTCACCATCATCAACCTCACTTCCACAAAAAGTTTTAAAACCACTATCAATCGCAAGAAGCCtacaatacaaaataaaattcaataaaaacattagtatgtaaattataaaatatatatatatatatatatatatatatatatatatatatatatatatatatatatatatatcatacttaATAGTATATAAAATACCTATCAAACGCCGCCTCATACTTTTCTGCCGTCTCTAACATCAAAAATGTAGAATTCCATCTTGTGTCAACATCAAGGGATGGTTTCTTACTACAATTAATCTTCACTTTCTCAACACAATCTAGGAATGTAGCAAACCTAGCACCCGATGACCTCACATACTTCACAGCATTTCGGATCTTTGTGATGGAACTAAAATGTTCTTCTAACCCGTCCCTAACCACAAGATTTATGATATGAGCACAACACCTCAAATGCAAATATTTGCAATCCGAAAAAGCATGGGGTCCCCTAAGCATGGTCGCTagatactgtgacatccccaaaatctcggccagaaaagaccgattttcatttatgcttttaaatattttcagagtaaatccttttgatttgaaagagttgcggaatttgttcccaaaacaaaacatgataaaataatatttatcaaagcatttcatcaagagatgcatttcattatataatcaaaactcgggatgtcatgttccgatacagaccataaagcataaacgataaacattacaagtcattcaataaatatatacatatacagacttgtaaacaaaacaacaagatgatccatccatcttacgcccttgtgccacttcctgtaatacaaataaaactgagtgggtcaggcttgggagcctggtgagcatatagggttttcaacccacaataaataagttatatttaatttcaccaaccaatcactatcccgattacccattcccgttatcctcactttacgtccctaaaacaactatctcaagggacctaatctaggattttcatcgggacggacatcactgcgaatgggtttcctcaacaatagatatcctaaaggcaaccatgagggggatagagtacaccggtgaacacatcgttcacaacacctacaggttatgaacctgctagcgttccactggactgtctagaaagagtccgtggtcgttatccatactctgctgaataactagatcaacaacaataacaacatcgaggcctctcatctgtttattacacaccaactatctacccatgttctacccaacatattagtagataaaaatatatattttcatatgtagtttaaagaaaaacctgtatagcatgctttaatcaacacatatgtcacataacagatgaggcatacacacataacacatatctcataaagaaataagcagatctataagatagaagagagtgaatactcattcacacataacacaaccaaatatatacacatagcacgtatttttatataaaatacttcgtattattgtattagaagaaataactacacactcacttgatcagaagatgatccgacagcactacggcttatagaagtagtattcctcagcagatctggaagat of the Lactuca sativa cultivar Salinas chromosome 6, Lsat_Salinas_v11, whole genome shotgun sequence genome contains:
- the LOC128126659 gene encoding zinc finger BED domain-containing protein RICESLEEPER 3-like: MQASITRMCASTDEKKKKMAKSMKEKYDKYWDNIENMNFMLHIAVVLDPRNKMCYLEYCLELIYGKNSTKTKTILEHVNKTLEDLFQHFKNKTERERCEKTRSASSSTPSYFDFEHGVDMEDDFERFMEQRGHGVNKTELEIYLSDGMEKRAEDFQILGWWKSNSTKFPVLSEVAKLVLGMPISTVASESAFSTGGRVIDESRSSLTHVTAEALICAQDWIRDTPIDIQFKNMTTLYMEETREKLVPIETGKYFTIFYIIISL